From Brassica oleracea var. oleracea cultivar TO1000 chromosome C3, BOL, whole genome shotgun sequence, a single genomic window includes:
- the LOC106333545 gene encoding uncharacterized protein LOC106333545, with product MAMFHAQPLLLLLIVSLLFLPAALGATKFRKCNPDRNSPVEVKTLTISPEPPVESSTNGNITVIGDSSIEISDGATVSIIVAPKRSDRRSYSLCDLVACPVAPGPIEFTVPNVFTKEELDVMGNKTYLVRVSIIMPEHQKEPVMCIKFSCAIREMFPSRQAIE from the exons ATGGCGATGTTCCACGCCCAGCCTTTGCTTCTTCTCCTAATTGTATCACTCCTTTTTTTACCTGCTGCTTTGGGGGCAACCAAATTCAGAAAATGCAATC CCGACCGTAACTCTCCCGTTGAGGTCAAGACTCTGACGATCTCTCCAGAACCCCCGGTTGAGAGTAGCACTAATGGAAACATTACTGTAATCGGTGATTCAA GCATAGAGATCTCTGATGGAGCAACTGTAAGTATCATCGTTGCACCAAAAAGGTCAGATAGAAGAAGCTACTCCTTATGTGATCTAGTGGCGTGCCCTGTTGCACCTGGCCCCATCGAGTTTACTGTCCCTAACGTATTCACTAAGGAAGAACTAGACGTA ATGGGAAATAAGACATATTTGGTTAGAGTAAGCATAATAATGCCGGAGCACCAGAAAGAGCCAGTGATGTGCATCAAGTTCTCTTGTGCTATACGTGAAATGTTTCCGTCTAGGCAAGCTATCGAGTGA
- the LOC106336508 gene encoding uncharacterized protein LOC106336508 produces the protein MDLSKDSSKGSLSRQDLGGSSISSLSKGKQIFQGHREVFTHFISLPLATHSKLQDEVKGFQASVVNMGFHESLLVSPSKLHLTVVMLNLKDVKDLDKAKRVLKDISKNVNDALDNRPVAIRLRGLECMEESLDKTRVLYAPVEEVGNVGRLLRACHVMIDAFVPDKLAAEKEKSRLKLHLTMMSKGETFDAREIQRVFREKDWGEYKIEKADISQRIWGFSNVYYPSHGSLTFPA, from the exons ATGG ATTTGTCCAAGGATTCGTCGAAGGGGAGCTTATCAAGACAGGATCTCGGGGGATCTTCCATCTCATCCCTCTCCAAAGGCAAACAG ATTTTCCAAGGTCATAGAGAAGTGTTTACACACTTCATTTCACTACCATTAGCCACACACTCTAAGCTGCAGGATGAGGTTAAGGGTTTTCAGGCTTCTGTAGTGA ATATGGGTTTCCACGAATCATTGCTTGTTTCGCCAAGTAAATTACATTTGACTGTGGTTATGCTAAACTTAAAGGACGTGAAAGATTTGGATAAAGCTAAGCGTGTCCTTAAG GATATTTCTAAAAATGTGAATGATGCTTTGGATAACCGACCTGTCGCCATACGACTTAGAGGATTG GAATGTATGGAGGAATCTTTAGACAAAACCCGGGTGCTCTATGCACCTGTTGAAGAAGTTGGGAATGTAGGCCGTCTACTGAGGGCATGTC ATGTTATGATCGATGCATTTGTGCCTGATAAACTTGCTGCGGAAAAAGAAAAGTCACGCTTGAAG CTACATCTCACGATGATGAGTAAAGGGGAGACTTTTGATGCGCGAGAGATACAAAGAGTGTTTCGGGAAAAAGATTGGGGTGAATATAAAATAGAAAAAGCTGATATCTCACAACGAATTTGGGGTTTCTCGAACGTCTACTACCCTTCCCATGGTTCACTAACTTTTCCAGCATAA
- the LOC106336507 gene encoding putative F-box protein At3g16210 isoform X1, which produces MSSSRKLKMMRRRELPFELVVEILARVPVKDLIRFRCVCKTWRSLFQDERFYRQHMTHAPTRIVSFRLSDILLGRFSCDNSGNKAEMILQANNILNARGERLVIDASLLGHCHGLFCFCFDNRIFGVWNPSLRVLREIRKPDVREWSEMGFGYDPSSQDYKIVLLLKKQGIHSEALVFSLKSGASRMIEFRDIGMLHSRVPGTLVGENIYWHVYDAKVKVTDKFLGFDLVSETFKFYPGPSNCGKGFPEVIAGGLRGGGLCTVGVDALSGGLIVWSAQHDDKIGGGIKSWSKICILSPGILEISTSCRIHRIFVVSAITYAGLLLVLVNIDGKESMKRESKLLAYNLEEKSLTNVETSLSLYSCGHLLTYVETLVPIPGRWKL; this is translated from the coding sequence ATGTCGTCATCTAGAAAACTGAAGATGATGAGAAGAAGAGAGCTTCCTTTTGAATTAGTGGTTGAAATACTCGCTAGGGTTCCTGTTAAGGACTTAATACGGTTTAGATGCGTCTGCAAAACTTGGCGTTCGTTGTTCCAAGACGAGCGGTTTTATAGACAGCACATGACTCATGCCCCAACGAGGATTGTGTCGTTCCGTCTTTCGGATATTCTACTCGGTCGTTTTTCTTGTGATAATAGTGGCAACAAGGCTGAGATGATACTCCAAGCGAATAATATCTTGAACGCTAGAGGTGAGAGATTGGTTATCGATGCTTCTTTACTTGGTCACTGCCATGGACTGTTTTGCTTTTGTTTTGATAATCGTATTTTTGGTGTTTGGAACCCGTCACTGAGGGTATTAAGAGAAATACGCAAACCTGATGTCCGTGAATGGTCTGAGATGGGTTTTGGGTATGACCCCTCAAGTCAAGATTATAAGATTGTATTGCTTCTTAAGAAGCAAGGCATCCACTCTGAAGCACTTGTGTTTTCCTTAAAGTCAGGTGCGTCTCGGATGATTGAGTTCCGTGACATTGGCATGCTCCACAGTAGAGTTCCTGGAACACTGGTTGGTGAAAATATCTACTGGCATGTCTATGATGCTAAGGTAAAAGTAACTGATAAGTTTTTGGGCTTTGATTTGGTGTCAGAGACTTTCAAATTCTACCCAGGTCCGAGTAATTGCGGTAAAGGATTTCCTGAAGTTATAGCGGGCGGGTTGAGAGGAGGCGGCCTATGTACAGTAGGGGTTGACGCCCTGTCCGGTGGTTTAATCGTTTGGTCTGCCCAACATGACGACAAGATTGGTGGTGGTATCAAATCTTGGAGCAAGATTTGCATTCTCTCGCCTGGCATTCTTGAAATCTCGACTAGTTGTCGTATACATCGCATTTTTGTAGTGTCTGCGATAACTTATGCAGGATTGCTACTAGTTTTAGTAAATATTGATGGGAAAGAATCAATGAAAAGAGAGTCAAAACTGCTTGCGTACAACTTAGAGGAGAAAAGTTTGACAAATGTTGAGACTAGTTTGTCCCTCTATTCCTGTGGGCATCTTCTGACTTATGTTGAAACGCTTGTCCCTATTCCTGGACGGTGGAAGCTTTAA
- the LOC106336507 gene encoding F-box/kelch-repeat protein At3g23880-like isoform X2: MSSSRKLKMMRRRELPFELVVEILARVPVKDLIRFRCVCKTWRSLFQDERFYRQHMTHAPTRIVSFRLSDILLGRFSCDNSGNKAEMILQANNILNARGERLVIDASLLGHCHGLFCFCFDNRIFGVWNPSLRVLREIRKPDVREWSEMGFGYDPSSQDYKIVLLLKKQGIHSEALVFSLKSETFKFYPGPSNCGKGFPEVIAGGLRGGGLCTVGVDALSGGLIVWSAQHDDKIGGGIKSWSKICILSPGILEISTSCRIHRIFVVSAITYAGLLLVLVNIDGKESMKRESKLLAYNLEEKSLTNVETSLSLYSCGHLLTYVETLVPIPGRWKL; encoded by the exons ATGTCGTCATCTAGAAAACTGAAGATGATGAGAAGAAGAGAGCTTCCTTTTGAATTAGTGGTTGAAATACTCGCTAGGGTTCCTGTTAAGGACTTAATACGGTTTAGATGCGTCTGCAAAACTTGGCGTTCGTTGTTCCAAGACGAGCGGTTTTATAGACAGCACATGACTCATGCCCCAACGAGGATTGTGTCGTTCCGTCTTTCGGATATTCTACTCGGTCGTTTTTCTTGTGATAATAGTGGCAACAAGGCTGAGATGATACTCCAAGCGAATAATATCTTGAACGCTAGAGGTGAGAGATTGGTTATCGATGCTTCTTTACTTGGTCACTGCCATGGACTGTTTTGCTTTTGTTTTGATAATCGTATTTTTGGTGTTTGGAACCCGTCACTGAGGGTATTAAGAGAAATACGCAAACCTGATGTCCGTGAATGGTCTGAGATGGGTTTTGGGTATGACCCCTCAAGTCAAGATTATAAGATTGTATTGCTTCTTAAGAAGCAAGGCATCCACTCTGAAGCACTTGTGTTTTCCTTAAAGTCAG AGACTTTCAAATTCTACCCAGGTCCGAGTAATTGCGGTAAAGGATTTCCTGAAGTTATAGCGGGCGGGTTGAGAGGAGGCGGCCTATGTACAGTAGGGGTTGACGCCCTGTCCGGTGGTTTAATCGTTTGGTCTGCCCAACATGACGACAAGATTGGTGGTGGTATCAAATCTTGGAGCAAGATTTGCATTCTCTCGCCTGGCATTCTTGAAATCTCGACTAGTTGTCGTATACATCGCATTTTTGTAGTGTCTGCGATAACTTATGCAGGATTGCTACTAGTTTTAGTAAATATTGATGGGAAAGAATCAATGAAAAGAGAGTCAAAACTGCTTGCGTACAACTTAGAGGAGAAAAGTTTGACAAATGTTGAGACTAGTTTGTCCCTCTATTCCTGTGGGCATCTTCTGACTTATGTTGAAACGCTTGTCCCTATTCCTGGACGGTGGAAGCTTTAA